Proteins found in one Pseudomonas marvdashtae genomic segment:
- a CDS encoding septal ring lytic transglycosylase RlpA family protein, with the protein MKRLLGACALLSLLAGCASQSGTVDPHGYDQTGVASYYGARHHGKRTASGERFDQHGLTAAHRQLPFGTRVKITNLKNNDSVVVRINDRGPYTRGRLIDVSRAAAEQLGMLRSGTARVRVQALDD; encoded by the coding sequence ATGAAGCGTCTCCTCGGCGCCTGCGCCCTGCTGTCCTTGCTGGCCGGTTGCGCCAGCCAGAGCGGGACGGTCGATCCACACGGCTACGACCAGACCGGCGTCGCCTCTTATTACGGTGCCAGGCATCATGGCAAGCGCACCGCCAGCGGCGAGCGTTTCGACCAGCACGGCCTGACCGCCGCCCATCGCCAGTTGCCGTTCGGCACGCGGGTGAAAATCACCAACCTGAAAAACAACGACAGCGTCGTGGTGCGCATCAACGATCGCGGCCCGTATACCCGCGGTCGCTTGATCGACGTTTCACGCGCCGCCGCCGAACAATTGGGCATGCTGCGCAGCGGCACCGCGCGGGTGCGCGTGCAAGCCCTCGACGATTGA